In Pseudomonas sp. PDNC002, the DNA window CGCGACGGCGCTCTTTCCACCCACGCGCCCGGCGCGCGGGTGCGGGTCCGCATTCCCGCCACCGCCATCCGGGTGCTGGCCGAATGAGTACACTGCGCGCACAAGCGGAACGTAAGTCACTGTTCAAGCGCCTGGCCCTGACCAGCCCGGCGATGATCATGCTGGTAGTGTTCCTCGTCCTGCCGCTGGGCATCATGTTCGCTGTGTCGGTCCAGGCACCGGGGGACTACGGCGGCGTGAAATGGGGCCAGCACACCATCGAGGCCTACATCAACTTCCTCTGGGAACGCGATCTGGACGACAGCCTGGCGTTCAACGCCGACTACCTGGGCATCTTCCAGCGCTCGTTCTGGTTGTCGATCCTGACCACCCTGGGCTGCGTGCTGATCGGCTTCCCCACTGCGCTGTACCTGGCGCTGCAGGACGAACGCCGGCGCAACCTGCTGCTGTTCCTGGTCACCGTGCCGTTCTGGACCAACCTGCTGGTGCGGGTCTATGCCTGGATGCTGCTGCTGCGTAACGGCGGGTTGATCGACGAGGGCCTGCACGGGCTGGGATTCTCCAACGCATCGTTGGGCATCCTGTATACCGACAACGCGGTGATCATCGGGCTGCTCTACACCTACCTGCCGTTCATGGTCCTGCCCATCTACACCAGTCTTGAGAAGATGGACTGGCGCCTGGTGGAGGCGGCCTTCGACCTGGGCGCCAACCGCTGGAAGGCGCTGAAGCGGATCATCATTCCGCTGGCCATGCCCGGCATCGTCGCCGGCTGCATCCTGGTGTTCATCCCCTCACTGGGCAGCTACATCATTCCCGAGCTACTGGGTGGCGGTAAGTCGCTGATGATCGGCAACCTGATCCAGCTGCAGTTCGGCACGGCGCACAACTGGCCGTTCGGCGCGGCGCTGTCCTTCGCACTGCTGGCCTTCGTGCTGCTGGCGATGATGATCTACAACATGCGCTTCAAACCGGGCGCGGCGGGAGGTCATCCATGAAGTCGGCCAACCCGCTCTGGCGGTTCACCGGAGTCCGGCCCGCTGCCTGGCTGTTCTTCGCCTTCCTCTATATCCCGATCTTCGTGCTGGTGGTGCTGAGCTTCAACAGCGGCCAGTCGGCCACGCTGTGGGAAAGCTTCAGCCTGAAGTGGTACTCGGTGGTGGCGGACGACCCGGAAATCCTCCGCGCGGCGAAGAACTCGCTGATCGTCGCGACCCTGGCCACCGTCGTCGCCACCACGCTGGCGACACTCGCGGCACTGGGCATGCGCGGTCGCACGTTCCGCGGGCAGACGCTGATGAGTGGCGTACTGGGCCTGCCGCTGCTGGTGCCGGAGATCGTCACCGCCGTGGCGACCCTGATGTTCTTCGCCTTCATCGGCCTGAAGCTGTCGCTGTTCACCATCCTGCTGGCGCACATCGTGTTCTGCATTCCCTTCGCCTACCTGCCGATCCGCGCCCGTCTCGAAGGCATGGACCCACGGCTGGCGGAAGCGGCGGCGGATCTCTATGCCTCGCCCTGGAAGACCTTCTGGAAGGTGACCTTCCCCCTGCTGACGCCGGGGATCGTGTCGGGGGCGATGCTGGCGTTCATCATCTCGATGGACGACTTCGTCATCACCTACTTCGTCGCCGGTGCCGGGGCCACCACCCTGCCGGTGTACATCTTCAGCTCCATCCGAATGGGGATTTCCCCGAAGATCAACGCCATATCTTCAATAATACTGTTGATTTCCATCGCGTTCGTTGCGTTGTCGTACTACGTCGGCCAGCGTCGCCGCTGACCTCCTGCCGCCAATCAAAACAACATTGCAAGGAGCTTCACCGATGAAATTCCGCCGTACCCCCATCGCCCGCGCGTTCGTCGCCGCCAGCCTGTTGCTGGCGGGCAGCGCCCACGCCGACGGCACCCTGCACTTCGCCAACTGGTCCGACTACTTCCCGCCGGAACTGTTGAAGAAGTTCGAGAAGGACACCGGCATCCACGCCACCCTGGACTCCTACGACAGCAACGAAACCCTGCTGGCCAAGCTGAAGGCCGGCGGTGGCGCCTACGACGTGGTCGTGCCGTCGGACAGCTTCATCGAGATCTTCGTCAAGGAAGGCCTGCTGCAGAAGCTCGACAAGTCGCAGCTGCCGAACCTGGCCAACCTGAAAGACAAGTTCAAGACCCTGACCTACGACCCGGGCCACGACTACTCCGTGCCCTACCTGTGGGGTACCACCGGCTACAGCTACGACAGCGCCAAGGTGCCCGGCGGCAAGCTGGATGAAAGCTGGAAGCCGTTCTTCGAGCCGCCGGAGGAGCTGAAAGGCAAGGTCGTCGCGCTCAACTCCATCGAGGAGCTGTATGCCCCGGCGTCCTACTTCCTGGGGATCGACGAGTGCACCGAGGACCCGAAAGAGGCGGCGAAGATCCAGGACCTGCTGCTCAAGCAGAAACCGATGCTGGCCATGTACAACAGCGACGGCACCATCGAGCGCATGGCCGCCGGCGAAGTCTCCATGCACCAACAATGGAACGGCGCCTTCCACCGCGCCCACGCCCAGCGCGCCAGCCTGGTCTACGTCTATCCGAAGGAAGGCGTGCGCCTGTTCATCGACAACCTGACCATTCCCAAGGACGCCACCAACATCAAGGAGGCCCATGCCTTCCTGAACTGGATGATGCAGCCTGAGAACATTGCCCTGGCCTCCAACTTCGCCAAGTACAACAACGCGATCGAAGGCTCGGACAAGTTCATGGACAAGGAGCTGTTCGACGACCCGGCGATCAACACCCCGGCGGACAAGCTCGATCGCCTGAAACCCTTCAAGCTGTGTTCGCCCAAAGCGCTGCAACTGCGCTCCAAGGTCTGGACCAAACTGAAGAAATGACCCACAGGTCACCCGGCGCGGCGGTGCGCGCCGGGTGTCCCTGACAGCCAATTTGGCCATTTCGATCCCTTTTTGACCCTTTGCAGGGTTCTGCCCGGAGACCTCGGTTGCTAGAGTCGGGCGGCTCGCGCAGGGAGCGGCTGGAAAGGCGGCCAGCCCCGGTGCCATCGCAGATGGCGCAGGGATTTCCCGAGGGAACGCGAGCGCGTTATCCACAAGAACAAATGCCCCGAG includes these proteins:
- a CDS encoding ABC transporter permease, which translates into the protein MSTLRAQAERKSLFKRLALTSPAMIMLVVFLVLPLGIMFAVSVQAPGDYGGVKWGQHTIEAYINFLWERDLDDSLAFNADYLGIFQRSFWLSILTTLGCVLIGFPTALYLALQDERRRNLLLFLVTVPFWTNLLVRVYAWMLLLRNGGLIDEGLHGLGFSNASLGILYTDNAVIIGLLYTYLPFMVLPIYTSLEKMDWRLVEAAFDLGANRWKALKRIIIPLAMPGIVAGCILVFIPSLGSYIIPELLGGGKSLMIGNLIQLQFGTAHNWPFGAALSFALLAFVLLAMMIYNMRFKPGAAGGHP
- a CDS encoding ABC transporter permease; the encoded protein is MKSANPLWRFTGVRPAAWLFFAFLYIPIFVLVVLSFNSGQSATLWESFSLKWYSVVADDPEILRAAKNSLIVATLATVVATTLATLAALGMRGRTFRGQTLMSGVLGLPLLVPEIVTAVATLMFFAFIGLKLSLFTILLAHIVFCIPFAYLPIRARLEGMDPRLAEAAADLYASPWKTFWKVTFPLLTPGIVSGAMLAFIISMDDFVITYFVAGAGATTLPVYIFSSIRMGISPKINAISSIILLISIAFVALSYYVGQRRR
- a CDS encoding extracellular solute-binding protein, which translates into the protein MKFRRTPIARAFVAASLLLAGSAHADGTLHFANWSDYFPPELLKKFEKDTGIHATLDSYDSNETLLAKLKAGGGAYDVVVPSDSFIEIFVKEGLLQKLDKSQLPNLANLKDKFKTLTYDPGHDYSVPYLWGTTGYSYDSAKVPGGKLDESWKPFFEPPEELKGKVVALNSIEELYAPASYFLGIDECTEDPKEAAKIQDLLLKQKPMLAMYNSDGTIERMAAGEVSMHQQWNGAFHRAHAQRASLVYVYPKEGVRLFIDNLTIPKDATNIKEAHAFLNWMMQPENIALASNFAKYNNAIEGSDKFMDKELFDDPAINTPADKLDRLKPFKLCSPKALQLRSKVWTKLKK